A single window of Triplophysa dalaica isolate WHDGS20190420 chromosome 14, ASM1584641v1, whole genome shotgun sequence DNA harbors:
- the morf4l1 gene encoding mortality factor 4-like protein 1 has product MAPKQDPKPKFQEGERVLCFHGPLLYEAKCVKINIKDKQVKYFIHYSGWNKNWDEWVPESRVLKYVDSNLAKQKELQKANQDHYVEGRMRGVAPSKKIAAVQQKNVDVKTKKNKQKTPGAGEGTSTGDLPHPPRKKRARVDPTVESEETFINRVEVKVKIPEELKPWLVDDWDLITRQKQLFHLPAKKNVDSVLEDYANYKKSRGNCDNKEYAVNEVVAGIREYFNVMLGTQLLYKFERPQYAEILANHPDTSMSQIYGAPHLLRLFVRIGAMLAYTPLDEKSLALLLSYLQDFLKYLVKHSSTLFNASDYEVAPPEYHRKAV; this is encoded by the exons ATGGCGCCTAAACAGgaccctaaacctaaatttCAAGAAG GTGAACGAGTGCTGTGCTTTCATGGGCCATTGCTATACGAAGCTAAG TGTGTAAAAATCAATATTAAGGATAAACAAGTGAAATACTTCATTCATTACAGTGGATGGAATAAGAA CTGGGACGAATGGGTTCCTGAAAGCCGTGTGCTCAAATATGTGGACAGTAACCTTGCGAAACAGAAAGAGCTTCAGAAGGCAAACCA AGACCATTATGTTGAGGGAAGGATGAGGGGTGTCGCACCAAGCAAGAAGATCGCTGCTGTGCAGCAAAAAAATGTAGATGT aaaaacaaaaaagaacaagCAAAAGA CACCAGGAGCTGGAGAAGGCACCAGCACTGGAGATTTGCCTCACCCCCCACGCAAGAAGAGGGCACGTGTTGACCCGACTGTGGAGAGT GAGGAGACCTTTATCAACAGAGTAGAAGTGAAGGTAAAAATTCCTGAAGAGTTAAAACCATGGCTGGTAGATGACTGGGACCTGATCACAAGACAGAAGCAG CTCTTCCACTTACCTGCAAAAAAGAATGTGGATTCTGTCCTGGAAGACTATGCAAATTACAAGAAGTCAAGAGGAAACTGTGATAACAA AGAGTATGCCGTAAATGAGGTGGTCGCTGGAATCCGTGAATATTTCAACGTTATGTTGGGCACACAGCTGCTCTACAAGTTTGAGAGGCCCCAGTATGCAGAAATTTTGGCAAATCATCCAGACACCTCTATGTCTCAGATCTACGGAGCGCCACACCTGTTGAGGCTTTTTG TGAGAATTGGCGCAATGCTGGCCTACACACCATTGGATGAGAAGAGTCTAGCCCTGCTCCTCAGCTATCTGCAAGATTTTTTAAA gtaTTTGGTGAAACATTCATCGACTCTCTTCAACGCAAGTGACTACGAAGTTGCACCTCCGGAATACCACCGCAAAGCTGTCTGA
- the pias1b gene encoding E3 SUMO-protein ligase PIAS1 — protein sequence MAESAELKQMVMSLRVSELQVLLGYAGRNKHGRKHELLTKALHLLKAGCSPAVQMKIKELYRRRFPTKMVSPTDLSLTGLHASSRVAPAGLPTSLTHLGFDGHGSPSLLPVALLGPKHELGLPHLPAALHPVHPDVKLQRLPFYDVLDELIKPTSLASDSSQRFQETCFAFALTPQQVQQISSSMDISGTKCDFTVQVQLRFCLSETSCPQEDHFPPNLCVKVNGKPCNLPGYLPPTKNGVEPKRPSRPINITSLVRLSTTVPNTIVVSWTSEIGRSYSMAVYLVRQQSSSVLLQRLRSKGIRNPDHSRALIKEKLTADPDSEIATTSLRVSLLCPLGKMRLMIPCRSLTCSHLQCFDATLYIQMNEKKPTWVCPVCDKKAPYEHLIIDGLFMEILSSCVDCDEIQFKEDGCWAPMRSKRVVQEVSASSNGVDDSCLSVLSDHRNSSSHGNSKKVEVIDLTLDSSSDDDDDDDDDDDNDNDEPPTKRNCPSLSPTSPPVNKGVLNLHHQASPLARAPSMPAVETNYIPPPPPLIQDYRHYYHTPTDLPDLNFFSFLQGDNHQHYNMVMAAAAAASASASASEDHDLLLNRFMPYSSSQLFLEQSGTAASSSLGPANGSGGSSSGSSSSLVSSSSLRDSHPHNNASRSRSDASTSVIYGSIPDVISLD from the exons CAAATGGTGATGAGCCTACGTGTCTCAGAGCTTCAGGTTCTTCTGGGATACGCAGGTCGCAACAAGCATGGACGGAAGCACGAACTCTTGACCAAAGCGCTACACTTGTTGAAAGCCGGCTGCAGCCCCGCCGTGCAAATGAAGATTAAGGAGCTCTACCGCCGCCGCTTTCCCACAAAGATGGTGTCCCCGACAGACCTCTCGCTCACGGGCCTACATGCCAGCTCCAGAGTGGCTCCAGCAGGGCTCCCCACCAGCCTGACCCATCTGGGATTTGATGGGCACGGCTCGCCCTCTCTACTACCTGTAGCGCTGCTTGGTCCAAAGCATGAGCTGGGCCTGCCCCACTTGCCCGCAGCCCTTCATCCAGTCCATCCAGACGTCAAGCTTCAGAGGCTGCCATTCTATGATGTTCTTGATGAGCTGATCAAGCCCACCAGTTTAG cctCAGACAGCAGTCAGAGATTTCAGGAAACATGTTTTGCGTTTGCGCTCACGCCTCAACAAGTTCAACAGATCAGCAGTTCAAT GGACATCTCCGGGACCAAATGTGACTTCACCGTGCAAGTACAGCTAAG GTTTTGCTTATCAGAAACAAGTTGTCCTCAGGAAGACCATTTCCCACCCAACCTTTGTGTGAAAGTGAATGGAAAACCCTGTAACCTCCCT GGATATCTTCCTCCAACCAAAAACGGAGTGGAGCCAAAGCGACCGAGCAGACCCATCAACATTACCTCCCTGGTTAGGTTGTCTACAACCGTTCCCAATACCATTGTTGTGTCATGGACGTCAGAAATCGGAAGG AGTTACTCCATGGCAGTGTACCTGGTCCGACAGCAGTCCTCGTCAGTTTTGCTTCAGAGACTACGTTCAAAAGGGATCCGAAATCCAGACCACTCTAGAGCGCTCA TTAAAGAGAAGCTTACTGCCGATCCTGACAGTGAGATTGCCACCACCAGTCTGCGTGTCTCCCTGCTCTGTCCG CTCGGAAAAATGCGGCTGATGATTCCCTGCCGATCGCTCACCTGCTCACATCTACAATGCTTTGATGCTACGCTCTATATCCAAATGAACGAGAAGAAACCCACGTGGGTGTGTCCAGTCTGCGACAAGAAAGCTCCATATGAACATCTTATTATTGATGG ATTGTTCATGGAGATTCTGAGCAGCTGTGTGGATTGTGATGAGATTCAGTTTAAGGAAGATGGCTGTTGGGCTCCTATGAGATCCAAGCGGGTGGTCCAGGAGGTGTCAGCCTCATCCAACGGCGTTGACG ACTCTTGTCTGTCAGTTCTGTCAGACCACAGAAACAGTTCATCCCATGGCAACAGTAAGAAGGTGGAGGTGATTGACCTGACACTGGATAGCTCCTcagatgatgacgatgatgatgatgatgatgacgataATGATAATGACGAGCCTCCAACTAAAAGAAACTGCCCATCTTTATCACCCACATCTCCGCCTGTCAACAAAGG AGTGTTAAATCTGCATCATCAGGCATCCCCACTAGCAAGAGCTCCAAGCATGCCAGCAGTGGAGACAAATTACATCCCTCCCCCTCCTCCTCTCATCCAGGACTACCGTCACTATTACCACACACCCACTGACCTGCCGG ATCTGAATTTCTTCTCATTTTTACAAGGTGACAATCACCAG CATTATAACATGGTCATGGCTGCTGCGGCCGCTGCCTCGGCCTCCGCGTCGGCATCAGAAGATCACGATCTGCTGCTGAACCGTTTCATGCCCTACAGTTCCTCTCAACTGTTCTTGGAGCAGTCGGGGACGGCGGCGAGCAGCTCGCTAGGGCCCGCCAACGGCAGCGGGGGGAGCAGCAGCGGGAGCAGCAGCAGTCTGGTGTCCTCCAGCAGCCTCAGAGACAGCCACCCTCACAACAACGCCTCCCGTTCACGCTCCGACGCCTCCACTTCTGTCATATATGGCTCCATCCCTGATGTCATTTCACTGGACTGA
- the uacaa gene encoding uveal autoantigen with coiled-coil domains and ankyrin repeats protein has product MKSLKQRLKKNESTEWGKYDERLMRAVENEDTDKLTATIKKGASPTRLDSEGHSAFHVAARKGLVNSLNVFLDNGVNVKAVDAAGKTALHLAAGGGHSLCVQRLLQSKCPVDSTDPQGRTPLHDAASVGCKAIIKILCDSGASVNAVDADCVSPLLLAARLCQPGSCQLLVQYGARTVLRDKQNKTALILACENSCKEAVEILLKTKADVSAVDIYGHDAYHYANLSQKQDLIKLVKQALESTTKAKDTVTVSQKTQQVKLHGSHGSSTEGKDAKQTHNLEATQVRNSQSAPVPVRSASISVDLLPGEVEALRRELRDSRRRQEAAEAEVHRLDAVLAMHSQEYEGLRRSSEQALHAAHSRAWELEEALGEVQRRMAGSESRVRQMQAHLVAVREHLVEELRVQLQEVKGQREAAVAELGRMQKDLNQSQREVEQQKENQSSLLQELSRLSQELLSREEQINSLKTGLAAMETQHVEMLCKDTQTPPEWRPTDVKTTMTDLISETREPTVDLESYTSKAEHTAVITLLKQAEARALEKYQCKQEENKSLLKELQEQKAELDTIQDALHARFVPVALLEEKEKEVEQLKLTIEEMEKKQKQGSVNIARTEDEDAQREEQRRAGTVQVMSKYVQTSERESKGSLNKDRGSTSSVQVAKNSEVLVEHEEQQVNTASLISSCEPMQSESVLQAQVCRLQQQLEDSEKHYKCVLNMYRARLLSAAQGYMDEDAKMTLLQIAKMREECVC; this is encoded by the exons ATGAAAAGTTTAAAACAGCGACTTAAGAAAAACGAG AGTACTGAATGGGGTAAGTATGATGAACGGTTGATGAGGGCGGTGGAGAATGAAGATACAGACAAACTTACAGCCACAATCAAAAAAGGAGCAAGTCCCACCAGACTAGACTCAGAGGGTCATTCAGC GTTTCATGTTGCTGCTAGAAAAGGCCTCGTAAATAGTCTGAATGTTTTCCTGGATAATGGTGTAAATGTGAAGGCTGTGGATGCCGCTG GTAAAACAGCTTTGCATCTGGCTGCAGGAGGTGGTCATTCCCTGTGTGTGCAGAGGTTACTGCAG TCTAAATGTCCTGTCGACAGTACTGACCCGCAGGGACGTACACCTTTACATGATGCAG cTTCTGTAGGCTGCAAAGCCATCATCAAAATTCTTTGTGACAGTGGAGCTTCTGTCAATGCTGTTGACGCA GATTGTGTGTCACCCTTATTGTTAGCCGCCAGGTTGTGCCAACCTGGATCGTGCCAGTTGTTAGTACAGTATGGGGCACGCACTGTTCTACGAGACAAGCAAAACAA GACGGCACTTATCCTGGCCTGTGAAAACTCCTGTAAGGAAGCCGTAGAGATTCTCCTGAAGACTAAAGCAGATGTTTCTGCAGTGGACATCTATGGTCACGATGCTTACCACTATGCCAACCTAAGTCAGAAACAAGACTTGATCAAACTGGTTAAACAAGCCTTGGAATCCACCACTAAAG CAAAAGATACTGTCACAGTTTCACAGAAGACCCAACAGGTG AAGTTACATGGCAGCCATGGTAGCTCTACAGAGG GAAAAGATGCGAAACAGACTCATAATTTGGAGGCCACACAG GTCAGGAACTCACAGTCAGCTCCTGTCCCGGTAAGATCTGCTTCCATATCTGTGGACTTGTTACCCGGGGAGGTGGAGGCCCTTAGAAGAGAACTGAGAGATTCACGGAGAAGACAGGAAGCAGCAGAGGCGGAGGTTCACAGGCTAGATGCAGTGCTGGCAATGCACAGCCAGGAATATGAAGGACTGAGGAGGAGCAGTGAGCAAGCCCTGCATGCGGCTCACAGTAGGGCGTGGGAGCTGGAGGAGGCCCTAGGCGAGGTACAGAGGAGGATGGCTGGCTCTGAATCCCGAGTAAGGCAGATGCAAGCTCATCTGGTGGCTGTCAGAGAACATCTTGTGGAAGAACTAAGAGTCCAGCTCcaagaggtcaaaggtcagcgAGAGGCAGCCGTAGCAGAACTGGGGAGAATGCAGAAGGATCTCAACCAGAGCCAGAGAGAAGTGGAGCAGCAGAAGGAGAACCAGAGCTCTTTGTTGCAGGAACTTAGCCGGCTTTCCCAGGAACTACTTAGCAGAGAGGAGCAGATAAACTCACTGAAGACCGGTTTAGCAGCTATGGAGACACAGCATGTCGAGATGTTGTGTAAAGACACCCAGACCCCACCAGAATGGCGGCCCACAGATGTGAAAACCACCATGACTGATCTCATCTCCGAGACACGTGAACCAACCGTAGACTTGGAGAGCTACACCAGCAAGGCTGAGCACACGGCCGTAATAACCTTGCTGAAACAAGCTGAAGCCAGAGCTCTGGAGAAGTACCAATGTAAACAGGAAGAGAACAAGAGCTTGCTAAAAGAGCTTCAGGAGCAGAAGGCAGAGCTGGACACCATCCAGGACGCCCTTCATGCCAGGTTTGTCCCTGTGGCCTTATTggaggagaaagagaaggaggTGGAGCAGCTTAAACTGACCATTGAAGAGATGGAGAAGAAACAAAAGCAGGGCAGTGTGAACATTGCACGGACTGAAGACGAGGATGCTCAGAGAGAAGAACAAAGACGGGCAGGAACTGTCCAAGTAATGTCCAAGTATGTGCAGACGTCTGAAAGAGAGAGCAAAGGCAGCTTAAATAAGGACAGAGGGAGCACATCATCAGTTCAAGTTGCTAAG AATTCTGAAGTGTTGGTGGAGCATGAAGAACAGCAGGTCAACACGGCATCACTCATTAGCTCCTGTGAGCCCATGCAGTCAGAAAGCGTTCTCCAGGCTCAGGTCTGCAGACTACAACAGCAGCTGGAG GACTCTGAAAAGCATTACAAGTGTGTGCTTAACATGTATCGGGCACGTTTGCTCAGTGCAGCACAg GGTTACATGGATGAAGATGCCAAAATGACTCTTCTGCAGATTGCTAAAATGAGAGAGGAATGTGTGTGTTAA
- the rxfp3.3a3 gene encoding LOW QUALITY PROTEIN: relaxin-3 receptor 1 (The sequence of the model RefSeq protein was modified relative to this genomic sequence to represent the inferred CDS: inserted 5 bases in 4 codons; deleted 1 base in 1 codon; substituted 1 base at 1 genomic stop codon), producing the protein MGDSFNISGDVQHSQGYVTFGNDIDVTADWTSVPLRIMISMGDSLVCVTGLIGNVLVLFIMRVKEPKQSASINFFIVYLAITDIQFVVTLPFRALNXSGPFGDAMCKFXTVMIMYASVFFLNAMNKTRHCSVTSATRNRVRLPHACCVKWVCALVWIVPTYIFSXCLPKFPAGHYWLAFYHIXILVAFVFPMWNLSVSCVMLXRILRKRSMKSSHQKRRIRVTKSLTGVFLSFSLCWMPNHAITFWGVLVKLSVIYLDETYWFIYTYVFTVTVCLAHTNSCLNQSIWAPGVYYGNHLTGAPKKFDTVETQRGAFTLRE; encoded by the exons ATGGGTGACAGTTTCAACATCTCCGGGGATGTTCAACACTCACAGGGTTATGTCACGTTTGGAAATGACATTGATGTAACTGCGGACTGGACCTCTGTCCCCCTTAGAATCATGATCTCCATGGGGGACAGTCTTGTTTGCGTAACAGGGTTAATT GGAAACGTCCTCGTCCTCTTTATCATGAGAGTTAAAGAACCCAAACAGAGCGCAtctattaatttctttattgtttatttagcCATTACAGACATTCAGTTTGTTGTAACTTTGCCTTTCCGGGCTCTGAA TTCCGGGCCGTTTGGAGACGCCATGTGCAAAT GTACAGTGATGATCATGTACGCCAGCGTGTTTTTCCTCAATGCTATGAACAAAACCCGACACTGCTCCGTGACTTCGGCGACTAGGAACCGGGTCCGTCTACCTCATGCGTGCTGTGTCAAATGGGTATGCGCGTTAGTATGGATCGTTCCAACATATATTTTCT ACTGCTTACCCAAGTTTCCTGCTGGACACTACTGGCTGGCTTTTTATCATA ATATCCTGGTTGCTTTTGTTTTTCCTATGTGGAATCTTTCGGTGTCCTGTGTGATGCTTTAGAGAATATTGCGAAAGAGAAGTATGAAAAGTAGTCATCAAAAGCGAAGGATTCGTGTCACCAAATCCCTCACAGGTGTCTtcctctccttctctctgtGCTGGATGCCGAACCATGCAATAACATTTTGGGGTGTGTTGGTCAAACTTAGCGTCATTTACTTGGATGAGACATATTGGTTTA TCTATACATATGTATTCACCGTGACTGTTTGTTTGGCGCATACTAATAGTTGCTTAAATCAGTCTATAT GGGCTCCAGGCGTTTATTATGGCAACCACCTGACAGGGGCGCCAAAAAAGTTCGACACAGTAGAAACGCAGCGCGGCGCCTTCACCCTGCGTGAATGA